One Micromonospora eburnea genomic region harbors:
- a CDS encoding ABC transporter ATP-binding protein, which yields MLLEMDDVSLLYGRIQALHGISLTVDEGEVVALIGANGAGKTTTMRAISGLRPVSAGRIRFAGEDITKLRADLRVVRGISQSPEGRGVFPGMTVQENLEMGAYTRRDRAGIASDMEKVYELFPRLLERRKQAGGTMSGGEQQMLAVGRALMSRPKLLLLDEPSMGLAPMMIQQIFAIITEINQQGTTILLVEQNAQQALSRAHRAYVLETGRIVKSGTGAELLHDPSVKEAYLGVA from the coding sequence ATGCTGCTTGAGATGGACGACGTCAGCCTGCTCTACGGGCGCATCCAAGCGCTGCACGGGATCTCGCTGACCGTTGACGAGGGTGAGGTCGTCGCGCTGATCGGCGCCAACGGCGCGGGCAAGACGACCACCATGCGGGCGATCTCCGGGCTGCGGCCGGTGTCCGCCGGCCGGATCCGGTTCGCCGGTGAGGACATCACCAAGCTGCGTGCCGACCTGCGGGTCGTACGTGGCATCTCGCAGTCGCCGGAGGGCCGGGGCGTGTTCCCCGGCATGACGGTGCAGGAGAACCTGGAGATGGGCGCCTACACCCGGCGCGACCGGGCGGGCATCGCCAGCGACATGGAGAAGGTGTACGAGCTCTTCCCCCGGTTGCTGGAGCGGCGCAAGCAGGCCGGGGGCACCATGTCCGGCGGTGAGCAGCAGATGCTCGCCGTCGGCCGGGCCCTGATGAGCCGGCCGAAGTTGCTGCTGCTCGACGAGCCGTCGATGGGTCTCGCGCCGATGATGATCCAGCAGATCTTCGCCATCATCACCGAGATCAACCAGCAGGGCACCACGATCCTGCTGGTGGAGCAGAACGCCCAGCAGGCGCTGTCCCGGGCGCACCGGGCGTACGTTCTGGAGACCGGACGGATCGTCAAGAGCGGCACCGGCGCCGAGCTGCTGCACGACCCGTCGGTCAAAGAGGCCTACCTCGGCGTGGCCTGA
- a CDS encoding ABC transporter ATP-binding protein, translated as MEPEALLEVSDVSLRFGGVLALDGVSFEIRKGEILGLIGPNGAGKTTCFNAITGVYRPTSGQIRFQGQSLVGKKKFAITKAGIARTFQNVRLFPEMTALENVLVGADAHHRASVVSALLRLPRHWREEREGRELAYELLDFVGIRRRAGDLARNLSYGEQRRLEIARALATKPTLLCLDEPAAGFNPAEKEELLALIQRIRDTGVTVLLIEHDMRLVMGVTDRIVVLEFGKKIAEGLPAEVRDDPRVIAAYLGVPDDAA; from the coding sequence GTGGAACCGGAGGCCCTGCTCGAGGTCTCGGACGTGTCCCTGCGATTCGGTGGCGTACTCGCCCTCGACGGGGTCTCGTTCGAGATCCGCAAGGGTGAGATCCTCGGGCTGATCGGCCCGAACGGGGCCGGCAAGACGACCTGCTTCAACGCCATCACCGGGGTCTACCGTCCCACCTCGGGGCAGATCCGGTTCCAGGGCCAGTCCCTGGTGGGCAAGAAGAAGTTCGCCATCACCAAGGCCGGCATCGCGCGCACCTTCCAGAACGTGCGGCTGTTCCCGGAGATGACGGCGCTGGAGAACGTGCTGGTCGGCGCCGACGCGCACCACCGCGCCAGCGTGGTCTCGGCGCTGTTGCGCCTGCCCCGGCACTGGCGGGAGGAGCGCGAGGGCCGCGAGTTGGCCTACGAGCTGCTGGATTTCGTCGGCATCCGACGGCGCGCCGGGGACCTGGCCCGCAACCTGTCGTACGGCGAGCAGCGCCGGTTGGAGATCGCCCGCGCGCTGGCGACGAAGCCGACCCTGCTCTGCCTGGACGAGCCGGCCGCCGGGTTCAACCCGGCGGAGAAGGAGGAGCTGCTCGCGCTGATCCAGCGGATCCGGGACACCGGCGTGACGGTGCTCCTGATCGAGCACGACATGCGCCTGGTCATGGGAGTCACCGACCGGATCGTGGTGCTGGAGTTCGGCAAGAAGATCGCCGAGGGGCTGCCCGCCGAGGTGCGGGACGATCCCCGGGTGATCGCGGCCTACCTGGGGGTTCCTGACGATGCTGCTTGA
- a CDS encoding branched-chain amino acid ABC transporter permease produces MGDRWRALPGPARWVVLILVAGFFYLLPNMAIPGIATTESDWPTTLFTVSYYVLLALGLNVVVGKAGLLDLGYVGFFALGAYTTALLSSPDSVLGTKWGWLPTVPVAVVVVMISGVLLGWPTLRLRGDYLAIVTLGFAEIIRVFATAKPELRGQRGFGEIPHPPGQKSDGMPLFGVIDARPYYWLGLSLIIIVIFAVRNLDRSRVGRAWVAVREDEEAAEAMGVPTFRFKLWAFAVGAAIGSLSGVMFAGQQGFINSRNFDLFFSILVLAGVVLGGSGNIAGVIVGGALIAYLPERLRGLSIAGQDAYEYRFMFFGLILILVMIFRPQGLIPNRRRTQELKDREKEVTVGE; encoded by the coding sequence CTGGGTGACCGGTGGCGGGCGCTGCCCGGACCGGCGCGCTGGGTGGTCCTGATCCTGGTGGCGGGCTTCTTCTACCTGCTGCCCAACATGGCCATTCCGGGCATCGCGACCACCGAGTCCGACTGGCCCACCACCCTGTTCACGGTCTCGTACTACGTGCTGCTCGCCCTCGGCCTCAACGTGGTCGTCGGCAAGGCCGGCCTGCTCGACCTGGGCTACGTGGGCTTCTTCGCGCTCGGCGCGTACACCACGGCGCTGCTCTCCTCGCCGGACAGCGTCCTGGGGACGAAGTGGGGCTGGCTGCCCACCGTGCCGGTGGCCGTCGTGGTCGTCATGATCTCCGGTGTGCTGCTGGGCTGGCCCACGCTGCGGCTGCGCGGCGACTACCTGGCCATCGTCACCCTGGGCTTCGCCGAGATCATCCGGGTGTTCGCGACCGCCAAGCCGGAGCTGCGCGGGCAGCGTGGCTTCGGCGAGATCCCGCACCCGCCGGGCCAGAAGTCCGACGGCATGCCGCTGTTCGGCGTGATCGACGCCCGGCCGTACTACTGGCTCGGGCTGAGCCTGATCATCATTGTGATCTTCGCGGTGCGGAACCTGGACCGCAGCCGGGTCGGCCGGGCCTGGGTGGCCGTCCGGGAGGACGAGGAGGCGGCCGAGGCGATGGGCGTGCCGACCTTCCGTTTCAAGCTCTGGGCGTTCGCCGTCGGGGCGGCGATCGGGTCGCTGTCCGGGGTGATGTTCGCCGGGCAGCAGGGCTTCATCAACTCGCGGAACTTCGACCTGTTCTTCTCGATCCTGGTGCTGGCCGGGGTGGTGCTGGGCGGCTCGGGCAACATCGCCGGCGTGATCGTCGGTGGCGCGCTGATCGCCTACCTGCCGGAGCGGCTGCGCGGTCTCAGCATCGCCGGCCAGGATGCCTACGAATACCGGTTCATGTTCTTCGGCCTGATCCTGATCCTGGTCATGATCTTCCGGCCGCAGGGTCTCATTCCAAACCGCAGACGGACGCAGGAGCTCAAGGACCGTGAGAAGGAGGTGACCGTCGGTGAGTGA
- a CDS encoding branched-chain amino acid ABC transporter permease: MNFDQLFSNFGDLSVQGLAQGAIYALFALGYTMVYGVLRLINFAHSEVFMVGTFGAILAWSWLGLDQNSPVPAFGPLLLYLLVGLVAACLTSGVTAVVLERVAYRPLRKRNAPVLTFLITAIGASVVMSEAVGIATRRKPWGAPPLIRQKELFTIAGTTITNLQVFLVLLAIVLMLALDVFINRTRLGRGVRAIAQDPNTAALMGVNKDRVISLVFLLGGIMAGAAALMYNIKITGTHFFAGFDLGIKAFAAAVLGGIGNLRGALLGGLLLGVLEGWGSGLLGTQWTAVVAFVVLILILLFRPTGLLGESLGRARA; this comes from the coding sequence GTGAATTTCGACCAGTTGTTCTCCAATTTTGGTGACCTGAGCGTCCAAGGCTTGGCCCAGGGGGCCATCTACGCGCTCTTCGCGCTCGGCTACACCATGGTCTACGGCGTGCTGCGCCTGATCAACTTTGCCCACTCCGAGGTCTTCATGGTCGGCACGTTCGGGGCGATCCTCGCCTGGAGCTGGCTGGGCCTGGACCAGAACTCGCCCGTGCCGGCGTTCGGCCCGCTGCTGCTCTACCTGCTGGTCGGCTTGGTGGCGGCCTGTCTGACCTCGGGCGTCACCGCGGTCGTGCTGGAGCGGGTGGCCTACCGGCCGCTGCGCAAGCGCAACGCTCCCGTGCTGACCTTCCTGATCACCGCGATCGGCGCCTCGGTGGTGATGTCCGAGGCGGTCGGCATCGCCACCCGGCGTAAGCCGTGGGGCGCGCCGCCGCTGATCCGGCAGAAGGAACTGTTCACCATCGCCGGGACGACGATCACCAACCTTCAGGTGTTCCTCGTCCTGCTGGCAATCGTCCTGATGCTCGCCCTGGACGTGTTCATCAACCGCACCCGGCTCGGCCGCGGTGTCCGGGCGATCGCCCAGGACCCGAACACGGCCGCGTTGATGGGGGTCAACAAGGACCGGGTGATCTCCCTGGTCTTCCTGCTCGGCGGGATCATGGCCGGCGCCGCGGCGCTGATGTACAACATCAAGATCACCGGCACGCACTTCTTCGCCGGCTTCGACCTGGGCATCAAGGCCTTCGCGGCGGCGGTGCTCGGCGGTATCGGCAACCTGCGCGGCGCGCTGCTCGGCGGCCTGCTGCTCGGGGTGCTGGAGGGCTGGGGTTCCGGGCTGTTGGGTACGCAGTGGACGGCGGTCGTGGCGTTCGTGGTGCTCATCCTGATCCTGCTGTTCCGCCCGACCGGCCTGCTCGGCGAGTCGCTGGGGAGGGCCCGGGCATGA
- a CDS encoding branched-chain amino acid ABC transporter substrate-binding protein, with the protein MRQKLVRVIGGVALAGALVVGMSACSSSDGGGSGSDSKCGLKITFFGALTGDAANLGINIKDGAKLAVEQYNEKHADCKVELVEKDSQGDEKQAAGLAREVVKDSKVVGVIGPAFSGETEASGPIWEEAKLPIISPSATRTSLGDKGWKIFHRGLGNDASQGPAAAAYIKDVLKAEKVYVIDDQSAYGAGLADAVRGALGAAKVGDDKVDRNVTKDFNPVITKIKASGATAVFYGGYYQEAGLLVKQMRAAGVTATLVAADGVKDPAYIETAGKEQAEGTILTCPCQPASEAKGNFAESYKAKWGQEAGTYSDIAFDIAGIFLKGIDEGNTTKEKMLNYVNGVTYEGVANTYKFTDKGELDPQYLKIWAYKVSGGEIVADQEIKTQ; encoded by the coding sequence TTGAGGCAGAAGCTCGTGCGGGTTATCGGCGGGGTCGCTCTCGCCGGCGCTCTTGTGGTGGGCATGTCGGCTTGTAGCAGCAGCGACGGTGGTGGCTCTGGGTCCGACAGCAAGTGCGGCCTCAAGATCACTTTCTTCGGGGCGCTGACCGGTGACGCCGCCAACCTTGGTATCAACATCAAGGACGGCGCCAAGCTGGCCGTGGAGCAGTACAACGAGAAGCACGCCGACTGCAAGGTCGAGCTGGTGGAGAAGGACTCCCAGGGCGACGAGAAGCAGGCTGCTGGTCTCGCCCGTGAGGTGGTCAAGGACAGCAAGGTCGTCGGCGTGATCGGCCCGGCCTTCTCCGGTGAGACCGAGGCTTCCGGCCCGATCTGGGAGGAGGCGAAGCTGCCGATCATCTCGCCGTCCGCCACCCGTACCAGCCTGGGGGACAAGGGCTGGAAGATCTTCCACCGGGGTCTGGGTAACGACGCCTCGCAGGGCCCTGCGGCGGCCGCGTACATCAAGGATGTGCTGAAGGCGGAGAAGGTCTACGTCATCGACGACCAGAGCGCGTACGGCGCGGGTCTGGCGGACGCGGTCCGGGGTGCCCTGGGCGCGGCGAAGGTCGGCGACGACAAGGTCGACCGCAACGTCACCAAGGACTTCAACCCGGTTATCACCAAGATCAAGGCCAGCGGTGCGACGGCGGTCTTCTACGGTGGCTACTACCAGGAGGCCGGTCTGCTGGTGAAGCAGATGCGGGCCGCCGGTGTGACCGCGACGCTGGTCGCGGCCGACGGTGTCAAGGACCCGGCCTACATCGAGACCGCCGGTAAGGAGCAGGCCGAGGGCACCATCCTGACCTGCCCGTGCCAGCCGGCCTCGGAGGCCAAGGGCAACTTCGCCGAGAGCTACAAGGCGAAGTGGGGCCAGGAGGCCGGTACGTACAGCGACATCGCGTTCGACATCGCGGGCATCTTCCTCAAGGGCATCGACGAGGGCAACACCACCAAGGAGAAGATGCTCAACTACGTCAACGGTGTCACCTACGAGGGTGTGGCCAACACCTACAAGTTCACCGACAAGGGTGAGCTCGACCCGCAGTACCTGAAGATCTGGGCGTACAAGGTGTCCGGCGGCGAGATCGTTGCTGACCAGGAGATCAAGACGCAGTGA
- a CDS encoding ANTAR domain-containing response regulator produces the protein MAETQTDAERRRVLIAEDEALIRLDLAEMLAEEGYEVVGEAGDGETAVKLAEELKPDLVILDIKMPIMDGLAAAERIAGARIAPVIILTAFSQRDLVERARAAGAMAYLVKPFQKSDLVPAVEIALSRYSEITALEAEVAGLTDRLEIRKTVERAKGALMTTYGMTEPQAFKWIQRTAMDHRMTMKEVAERILAETAGGEVAQPTS, from the coding sequence GTGGCGGAGACGCAGACGGATGCCGAGCGCAGGCGCGTACTGATCGCCGAGGACGAGGCGCTCATCCGGCTGGACCTGGCCGAGATGCTGGCCGAGGAGGGCTACGAGGTGGTCGGCGAGGCCGGTGACGGCGAGACCGCCGTGAAGCTCGCCGAGGAGCTCAAGCCGGACCTGGTCATCCTCGACATCAAGATGCCGATCATGGACGGGCTCGCCGCCGCCGAGCGGATCGCCGGCGCGCGGATCGCCCCGGTGATCATCCTGACCGCGTTCAGCCAGCGTGACCTGGTGGAGCGGGCCCGGGCGGCCGGCGCGATGGCGTACCTGGTCAAGCCGTTCCAGAAGAGCGACCTGGTCCCGGCGGTGGAGATCGCGCTGTCCCGCTACTCCGAGATCACCGCGCTGGAGGCGGAGGTCGCCGGCCTCACTGACCGGCTGGAGATCCGCAAGACCGTCGAGCGGGCCAAGGGCGCGCTGATGACCACGTACGGGATGACCGAGCCGCAGGCGTTCAAGTGGATCCAGCGCACGGCGATGGACCACCGGATGACCATGAAGGAGGTCGCCGAGCGGATCCTCGCCGAGACCGCCGGCGGCGAGGTGGCGCAGCCGACCTCCTGA
- a CDS encoding transcriptional regulator: protein MARTLSLPYATVWHWCVDRPEPVVLGSAVRCFRCRPDQESPLDQAAYAYLLGLYLGDGHLVTTDKVPVLRIYCSDTWPNLIDLCDTAMRAVLANEVQRIQKRGCVAVQSTARHWPCLIPQHGPGKKHERDIVLTPWQWEILTPHAGDFLRGLFHSDGCRFSNRVTVRGKQYVYPRYMFTNESADIMGLCQWALDLLGVAWKMNRRNSLSIARRDAVAALDRHVGPKS from the coding sequence GTGGCCCGCACCCTTTCCCTGCCCTACGCCACCGTCTGGCACTGGTGCGTCGACCGACCAGAACCGGTCGTGCTCGGCAGCGCGGTGCGATGCTTCCGCTGCCGCCCCGATCAGGAAAGTCCGCTCGATCAGGCCGCCTACGCCTACCTGCTCGGCCTTTATCTCGGAGACGGGCATCTGGTCACGACCGACAAGGTGCCGGTGCTCCGCATCTACTGCTCCGACACCTGGCCCAACCTGATCGATCTGTGCGACACCGCCATGCGCGCCGTCCTCGCCAACGAGGTCCAGCGGATCCAGAAGCGCGGCTGCGTGGCCGTGCAGAGCACCGCCCGCCACTGGCCTTGTCTCATTCCTCAACACGGGCCGGGCAAGAAGCACGAGCGCGACATCGTCCTCACTCCCTGGCAGTGGGAGATCCTGACACCACACGCGGGCGACTTCCTGCGCGGTCTGTTCCACTCCGACGGTTGCCGGTTCAGCAACCGGGTCACCGTCCGCGGTAAGCAGTACGTCTATCCGCGCTACATGTTCACCAACGAATCCGCCGACATCATGGGCCTCTGCCAGTGGGCGCTCGACCTGCTCGGCGTCGCCTGGAAGATGAACCGCCGCAACTCGCTCTCCATCGCGCGGCGGGACGCGGTCGCCGCGCTCGACCGCCACGTCGGCCCGAAGTCCTGA
- a CDS encoding trans-sulfuration enzyme family protein, translated as MTAVDTTAVHAGRDDLAGLGVHVPPIDLSTTNPLPSVAGGGDDYETLATGGTLPPGGSAVYQRLWNPTVARFETALATLEGTAEAVAFASGMAALTATLLAATRDGKRHVVAVRPLYGGTDHVLATGLLGTEVTWARPDEVAAAIRPDTALVVVETPANPTLDLVDIAALATAAGDVPLLVDNTVATPVLQQPARHGAALVLHSATKSIGGHGDVLAGAVACDADWATRLRQVRAVTGAILHPLGAYLLHRGLQTLPLRVRAQQAGAEKLAGWLAGHPTVTRVHHPSLHDPAGLVGRQLSGTGSLLAFEVPGGTPAAATVAGACRLITHAVSLGGIDTLIQHPASLTHRPVEDDAKPVGGLLRLSVGLEDPEDLRADLAQALAAI; from the coding sequence ATGACCGCCGTGGACACCACAGCCGTGCACGCCGGGCGCGACGATCTCGCCGGGCTCGGCGTCCACGTCCCGCCCATCGACCTCTCCACCACCAACCCCCTGCCGTCCGTCGCCGGCGGCGGCGACGACTACGAGACCCTCGCCACCGGCGGCACCCTCCCGCCCGGCGGCAGCGCCGTCTACCAGCGCCTCTGGAACCCCACCGTCGCCCGCTTCGAGACCGCCCTCGCCACCCTCGAAGGCACCGCCGAGGCCGTCGCCTTCGCCAGCGGCATGGCCGCCCTCACCGCCACCCTGCTCGCCGCCACCCGCGACGGAAAGCGGCACGTCGTCGCCGTCCGCCCCCTCTACGGCGGCACCGACCACGTGCTCGCCACCGGCCTGCTCGGCACCGAGGTCACCTGGGCCCGCCCCGACGAGGTCGCCGCCGCGATCCGCCCCGACACCGCGCTGGTCGTCGTCGAGACCCCGGCCAACCCCACCCTCGACCTCGTCGACATCGCCGCCCTCGCCACCGCCGCCGGCGATGTCCCGCTGCTCGTCGACAACACCGTCGCCACCCCCGTGCTCCAACAGCCCGCCCGGCACGGCGCCGCCCTCGTGCTGCACAGCGCCACCAAGAGCATCGGCGGCCACGGCGACGTCCTCGCCGGCGCCGTCGCCTGCGACGCCGACTGGGCCACCCGGCTGCGCCAGGTCCGCGCCGTCACCGGCGCGATCCTGCACCCGCTCGGCGCGTACCTGCTGCACCGCGGCCTGCAAACCCTGCCGCTACGGGTCCGCGCCCAGCAGGCCGGCGCCGAGAAACTCGCCGGCTGGCTCGCCGGCCACCCCACCGTCACACGGGTCCACCACCCCTCCCTGCACGACCCGGCCGGGCTGGTCGGCCGCCAACTGTCCGGCACCGGCAGCCTGCTCGCCTTCGAGGTACCCGGCGGCACCCCCGCCGCGGCCACCGTCGCCGGCGCCTGCCGGCTGATCACCCACGCCGTGTCGCTCGGCGGGATCGACACCCTCATCCAGCACCCCGCCTCGCTCACCCACCGGCCCGTCGAGGACGACGCCAAGCCGGTCGGGGGCCTGCTGCGACTCTCCGTCGGCCTGGAGGACCCGGAGGACCTGCGGGCCGACCTGGCGCAGGCGCTCGCCGCGATCTGA
- a CDS encoding Lrp/AsnC family transcriptional regulator, whose product MPVAPNDVRPFAALDDVDRAILTELAADGRLPNNALAERVGVAPSTCLARTRALRESGAIRGFHAEVDPAAVGLPLQALVSVRLTAHERAAVDAFRARSVRLPGVVSVFHVAGAEDYVLHVRAASGDALRDFVLDHLAVDPAVQHTQTSLIFEQARGMG is encoded by the coding sequence ATGCCTGTCGCACCGAATGATGTACGGCCGTTCGCGGCCTTGGACGACGTCGACCGCGCGATCCTGACCGAGTTGGCGGCCGACGGCCGGCTGCCGAACAACGCGCTGGCCGAGCGGGTCGGGGTGGCGCCGTCCACCTGTCTGGCGCGTACCCGGGCGTTGCGCGAGAGCGGGGCGATCCGCGGGTTCCACGCCGAGGTGGACCCGGCGGCGGTGGGGTTGCCGTTGCAGGCGCTGGTGTCGGTACGCCTGACCGCGCACGAGCGGGCGGCGGTGGACGCGTTCCGGGCCCGGTCGGTGCGGCTGCCGGGGGTGGTGTCGGTGTTCCACGTGGCCGGCGCGGAGGACTACGTGCTGCACGTGCGGGCGGCGTCGGGGGATGCGCTGCGGGACTTCGTCCTGGACCATCTGGCGGTGGATCCGGCGGTGCAGCACACCCAGACCAGTCTGATCTTCGAGCAGGCGCGCGGCATGGGCTGA
- a CDS encoding LLM class flavin-dependent oxidoreductase has translation MIDVPLSVLDLAPVAATASAGEALRHTTELARRTEELGYHRFWVAEHHNMPAIASSAPAVLLAHLAAHTATIRLGSGGVMLPNHAPLVVAEQFGTLEALHPGRIDLGIGRAPGTDQVTALALRRSMEGLSAENFPRELADLMNYFSGAEPGPITATPGRGQSPVVWLLGSSGFSAQLAGLLGLPFSFAHHFSAQNTLPALQLYRQSFRPSQWLERPYAMVAVNAVCAETDERAEWLAGPAGLSFLKLRSGRPEPLVTPEEAAAYPYTELEREFVAQRREGQATGSPETVARQLGALLARTGADELMLTTMVYDVADRIRSFELIAERVAGGLHRNR, from the coding sequence GTGATCGACGTACCGCTCTCTGTTCTTGATCTTGCTCCGGTCGCCGCCACCGCCAGCGCCGGTGAGGCCCTGCGGCACACCACCGAGCTGGCCCGACGCACCGAGGAGCTGGGCTACCACCGGTTCTGGGTGGCCGAGCACCACAACATGCCGGCGATCGCGAGTTCCGCGCCGGCGGTGCTGCTCGCCCACCTCGCGGCGCACACCGCGACGATCCGGCTCGGCTCGGGCGGGGTGATGCTGCCCAACCACGCGCCGCTGGTGGTGGCCGAGCAGTTCGGCACGCTGGAGGCGCTGCACCCGGGCCGCATCGACCTGGGCATCGGCCGGGCGCCGGGCACCGACCAGGTGACCGCGCTGGCGCTGCGCCGGAGCATGGAGGGGCTGTCGGCCGAGAACTTCCCCCGTGAGCTGGCCGACCTGATGAACTACTTCAGCGGGGCGGAGCCGGGCCCGATCACCGCCACCCCGGGTCGGGGCCAGTCGCCGGTGGTCTGGTTGCTCGGGTCGAGCGGTTTCAGCGCCCAGCTCGCCGGGCTGCTCGGGCTGCCGTTCTCGTTCGCGCACCACTTCAGCGCGCAGAACACGCTGCCCGCGTTGCAGCTCTACCGGCAGAGTTTCCGGCCGTCGCAGTGGCTGGAGCGGCCGTACGCGATGGTCGCGGTCAACGCGGTCTGCGCGGAGACCGACGAGCGGGCGGAGTGGCTGGCCGGCCCGGCCGGGTTGTCCTTCCTGAAGCTGCGCTCGGGGCGGCCGGAGCCGCTGGTCACGCCGGAGGAGGCGGCGGCCTACCCGTACACCGAACTGGAGCGGGAGTTCGTGGCGCAGCGCCGGGAGGGCCAGGCGACGGGCTCGCCAGAGACGGTGGCCCGGCAGCTCGGCGCGCTGTTGGCGCGTACCGGCGCGGACGAGCTGATGCTGACCACGATGGTGTACGACGTGGCCGACCGGATCCGGTCGTTCGAGCTGATCGCCGAGCGGGTGGCCGGCGGCCTGCACCGAAACCGCTGA